TAGCATACAAAATGGAACATACCCAGTACAGTTAAGTCGAGGATCGTAAGAAATCTGTGTTCATCAAGAGTCTGCCGTTCATTTCCTCCCCAGTATACACCATGAGAACAATgcacaaaacaaaacaacacaAGAGTTACTCTCAGTCTTAGATTCAAATTTCACGAAATAGGAGTAGTATAAATGAATTGAAGGTGCCATTGTGGTTTTAACGTGTGATGAGCATCCGCATCTACAGATTCAAGCGGCTTTTCCTCAAAGATATTTCGCAACTTCGTTGGAGCATTTTCACAAACAACTGGCTAGCGTTTCCATGGAGAAAATCAACTGTGACAACGAAACAGAGACTCGTCCTCTGACTATGATTGGCTTATCAAAGAACGTAGACCCCACTAACAAACAGTCGTTAGAGTCAGTTTTCATACAAATCGGGTTTCTATATTCTCAGCCACAGAACTATGAAAAGACAGAGCATGGAAGAACTCACCTTGCAGATGGAATTTCTCGACACGAGCGAGGATCAAATGAAGAATCGTGGCCTCAGAAACCCGTCTCTGGTGATTCATGCTGATGAATAAGCTTAGAACGACAGCTTGAGCTTATCGGACGCACGGACAGCGAGATTGTCTCGAATACGGTCCGATTGTAATGGGGGGGCACGAATGTCCCCATCATCGTCAAAGCCACGCAGGCTCTCGCCGTTGCTCGCCGAACATAGGTACCGCAGCTGGAAAACTCCGTCCTCGGATGAAGCTGACGCCAACTATTGTCCAAGCCCAAGCCATCATCGCCTGAAGTTCTGCTGCCGAACAGGAACCATTTGACTATAGAGAACACTATCCTAACCACAGCGCAGGCAAAGATGTCGAGATGAAGGAGGCGGCGATGGTGAAAGGAGAAACCGAGAAGGAGCGGGAGGTAATGACGTGTTTTTCGCAGGCAGAAAGGCCTCGAACGAAGGCTCAAAACTTCTCTTATGCACTAACGGTAAAACAGGGCAAGACAGAGGACTTCTCGCCATCGGTGAGGAGGTGATCGCTGGTGACGATGGAGGACGTCCGACAacgaaagagaaggaaaggaattTTTCCTAGATTCAGTCTTAtgagatttttccttttgcgtttgttttttttaatcactaGTAACTCAAATCTTAAGGTGCCAAATGTCATGCTCTAAATGATTGACCGGTTTCAtagattaaaattttctttaattgaatcCAATGTCTCTTTCACCATCCCTAAATGAAATgtctaaaaaaatttagaaactagggatattctaatttctattttgagTCTGGTTAAATTCTTCCATTTAACCAAAACTCGACCTTCGGCCATTtgtatgaaaatttaaaatttaaaggacTAATATCGAGACctatatgcaattttttttacatttagaACTGACTTTTTCTATAAGTTTGATAAAAGAATCAATCTAAAAGTCAATTCTTAATTTATAGACAAATTGATGCCTAATTACTAATAGAGTTAAATGCTCCTAATCTCTACATGCAATTAAGGTACTAAGACGctaatcttatttatttattttttgtaaagaaaCGAGTCTTGACACATTTATAGATCAcgagttttgaattttctaactttaactttaaaaaaatgtgCAAGTATCAGCATCACTTAAAATCAAtctttgaattcttaacatagTGAACAAAAATCAGTACATTCATTTATAGCAAGTAAGGCTTAAATAGAGTGGTGGGGACATTGCCTCCAACTCAAAATAACTTTGAGTTGGAAACATAATTTGATTAGCAATCTGTCGCGTACAATCAAGTGCTTCGCCATACAACTtcctaacaatttatttttatattttttcatttagcCGTAAAAAGTAAACGCATGGACTgctttctttgtatttttcactTTCTTGCAAAAGCTTTGGTTAAACACAAAATGTTAGGACGTCAAGAAAATACATATTAAACCTTTCAGGGCAGTTGAGCAACCAGAAACCTTAAAGAAGCGCCAAATTTGAGGGATTCTtgccaaaatgaaaatatagaaCCAAAACTAGCACCaagaaacaataaaacatgAACAGAAAAGGATCTCATTTTCATCAATTAATAAAGGAGGCATAATtagatttcttgaattcatATTGACGCTGTGAACGGTCTAGAGTAACACGTCCGATGGACATCTCAATCAATGTGAATCTGATCCTTACCACCACTGCTGAAGATGGAGACTTTGAACACAACATCATCCCTATCAATGAGCTCAAACACGCAGACATTTCCTTCACACAAATGAGTTTCTCTTGCAAATGCTCGCCAACCAGCAGAGAAGAACACTCGGATTCCCCGCGTATATCTTGAGAGCTTCACCGGCCACGACCTGTCTGAATACCTAAGAGttccttctttcttgttttcttgaatATGTTGCCTGACAAATTGACCGGGAACATGCTGCACATGGGTAGACGTTTGAACAACCAATGTATGCCGAAAGAAGGACAATAATGTAAGTATGCGCCCTTGGAAAGAAAGCACACAAGGGAGGCTTTAGTCAACAGTCTTAAGAGGATCATGAAAGCCATTGATCTTAACCCGCAATGTAAAGCATTTTCAAACAAATTACTGCCATTAATTGTATTTTAGGTTAGTACTCAATTCAAGTGACACTCTATCTTTTCACTAAGATAGTGATGGAGCACCTTGTCAAGGATATCAAAGTGAATGGATAGTCCCCACCTAATTACTGTCTTTACTactgttctttcttcttctttttcctgatTCCGCGTTACTCCACCATTGGGATGCCCCACGATCACTCCCAaggaaaatcatttcatatGGTTCCCAATACAAACCAAATCAAGAAAACACAATATTGATGCGAGATTAGATAGAGATCATAATTGAACTTGAAATATGGCAGCGATGGATCAGGCTCAAGATTGTaccattttcctaaaatgaGACTGTTGTATCACCAGTTCGAAGAAGGGATGCTCCGAATCAAATTCACCGGCTAATTCAGGAGTAGTGAGAGGCCTCGAAGGAGTAGGATCACAAAACACTGGCTCAGAACGGTTCATTCTGCATTTAGACTCTTTGTTCCTGCCTGGAATTAAAATGAGAACTTTAAAAGACATTATCATTGTGAATGTTTCTTTGATTGACTATGAAGATCTTTAGCATAGAAGTCATGTCATGCCATAACCAGCCCAAAGTTTCACTATAAATaatgtaaatcaagtttccacctGCACTGCTGAAAATGTAGACTCTGAACACAATATCATCTCTATCAATTAGCTCGAACACGCAAACATTTCCAACACGCAAGTGAGTTCCTCTCACGAATGCAATCCAACCAGAAGAGAACTGCATCGACCCACTGGGATAAGTCCTAAGCTTTACCGGCCATGTTCTGTTTGAATGCCTGAGAGTCGCGATTTCCTTGATTTGCTGAATGTGCTGCCTGATGAACCAACAAGGAACATTCTGCCCACACGCATATTTGAACAAACCGTGATTTATAAAGAAAGACTGGGGAAGCATTCCTTTAttcaagcaagcaagcaaaatGTAGATCGACATGGTAGTTTTAGTAACTCTCATCAACAGTCTTAACAGGACAAAAGTCAAGATGTCAAAGTCTCTTCTCTTAGAATTGGCACGAGGGGTAGAGGATCTTTGCCTTTCTAAACAAATGGGAATGAACAGATCCAAGGAAAACGCTATGTAGTTTCCTAAAGAAATCCAACCAGCTTAGGAAAGAAGGCAAAATAGTAAGTGAATTAAACTCTCAATCTTACCACTACATGATGTTCAATATAAGATGGCCGGATCACCACCTTGAAAAAAGGATACTCCGAGTCAAATTCGCAGGCCAATTCAAAACTACGGAGAGGCCACGAACTCATAGGACCACCAAAATTTGGCTCAGGATGGCTAGCTCTGCACCTAGATTGTCCGATCCCTTctgttctttaaaaaaaatgaaatgcttATATGATACCAGTCTGAAGTTTTCATTAGTTGACTCACTTACCATGAAAAGATTTAGCACAGAATGGAAGTTAATACTGACATGGAAATCAAGATTTAGATAAGTTGACCAAACGAAAAATTCGCTTCCTTTGCCTTAGAAGTTGTAACTACTTAACCATAATAAGCATTACCGAATCCATTATGCTATCAGTCAACATAAACAAGCTTATCAAAAATTTCTCAAGTACTTGAAAAAGATCTAACAAAGGAGAGAGTGATGTAAGAAGAAACGTGACTTATAACATGACAAGTCACACCTTCGAGATCTGGTGAGGAGCAGCTTGGACTCGGCTGAGAACATGATGAATGTGGGTCAACCCTCTTCTTCTGACAAGGAGCAAAATCCTCCGAATCTTCAACTTCTATGACATTCTCCCTCTTCGGCGAGATAAATCCACTCCCGAGGTTTGATATGCTGCTCAAAGAATAATCGATCTCCGAAGCACTCCTATCGAATATCATCACACGAAAAGTGGAGTTCCCTTTATATTTGAAAACTACGAGGTGACCGGGACCAATGGAGTAATGCTGCATAAATTCTCGCCACCCTTTCCACAACCAAACTGTGCCGTCGTTAAGTTTTTCTACTCCCATACTCCAGGTCGAATTGCCCAGAACCTCGAGTAGCACCAAGCTCGAGAGATCCTTTCCATATCTTCGTAAGAACTTTTTCGGAATTCCCTATTCAGAAAACTCAAAAGTTATACTTCCAGCactaaaattcatcaaaattagaTCGAAAGTgcagggaaaaaaggaaaagcactAGGCAAATTTTAACTTCTGCAACATGGCAATGGAAGATCGGTTTGCACACAAGCAGGGTGTCACCGGGCAAGTAAGGATCGAGTTTTAGCTATAGTTGCTTCATTTGACAAGAGTCAAAACTAGAGAGACCCAACACCTTTGTCCACACTATCCTTAGCCAACCAACCTCAATTCCAATAAAAGAACTGATTTTTATCTTGAATCAATCAAAATGAACTGATTTTTAGCTAGAATCAATCAAAATGAACACTTCTTTTCTACAGGGTATTcgttttttctctctttccgcAAGAATCAAAAGGATTACTCAAAGCCAAACGCATGGAAAGATCCCCAGATTGATTGTAAACAGCAGCACGAGGGGCGACAGTTCTAAACCAAGACGGAAACATCGCTGCGAAAAAGCGGGAACTTACGAGCTTCCCAGATTCGAGGGTGTCGGAGAGAATTATCTTGAAGAAGTGAGGGCTCTCGAGACGAGGTCCCGTCGCGGTATCTGGGTCGACGCCTCCATCTTCTCTCCGGCCACGGCGACCGCTAGCCATGTACACAGGGATCAgtgaaggaggagggaggggaagGGGGTTTTGTGCTATTTGCCTTGTGTTCTTGAGGCAACCTTCTTGTGAAAGAACCTTGCCGTTGACTGGTAATGTCATTGATGATATCATGATaaacatttatatttttattttattttattttttgagacaGGAGGAACCGCCTACCAGCCGACAGCCTCGGTGTAAACCCCCAGTGACGCTAACACGGACCCACTACTACGGTGTCACGCTTAAGAATCCTAACGACAATCTTTGGGTTTGAACCTCTTCTTGTCATGAGGAGGAGTCGGCTCGAACCAACGCTGCCACTAAGAGCAGTGGTATaaacatttatattatttatgtcCTAAAAGGGCACAAATACTATACTACAAAACACAAAAGTATAAATATCAATCCTGTCCATAAGAGATAAGCATGGTCCGGATGAACAATTCTCACCTTTGAATCAGGAACCACCCACTAAGAACTAATTCCGAAAATTTAGAATTGGGAATCGTCTGTTCGTTTCATATATCAAACCGTCAATccggtcaaattctcaagtgaGTCATTGGAACCGATCCCCAATCCCTACAAAGCTTATTCGGCCTTATACTCGGATTGAATTGCGAACcgttgattaaaaaattatagagcaaaacaaataaacaaTGCTTGTCagttaaaaacttaatttcttcGAACGTCATGGTGTAGTCCTCTTAAGATTTCCCGACACCAAAACATGTGAAGAATTAGATTCTACGTTAAAAGTTCTAACCTCCAcaaaagttaaaacattaatcaCTTGGTCTCTTTTTTCTGAACgtcaatctaatttaatcatgaGAATGAATAAGAAGAGACATAATTATACTCTCATGGACATCTCCAATTAGTTATTTCCTTCCTCTAtgtctatttattttattttggttgagaaagtaaatggattattaaaatggaaaaaaaaaaggttaggagggttaatcctattacatacccaagagacaaaattagttaataatatcaaataactacaaatatacatatatgtacatatatgtttggttgaaaaactacaaaataattaagtaattgaaatagaatttcttttttaaatatatgtatACCGGTTCGATCTGATCTAAGTTGGCGAGCGATTCCACGCTTAGAATCGGGAGCCAAATCGGTACTCATCGATTCCACTAATTTGGAACCAAGAACCAGATCGCCCCATGAGAACCGTCTGCTCTAGTTCCGATGCGGTCTAGTTCCGAGCAATCCAGGCAATTCTCAATTCTTTTGCACATCCTTACTATCCATAATAAAGAGGCATATGAAGTTATATTTTAGTCGGATACAGCCACCATTATTCTATTTCCATGAATCGGATATATGTGAATATTATCATGCACATTTATTTCCAAGTAAATTGACATATGAGTAATTTTTATATCTGTGACTCTCCAATCAAAAGGCGTGATTGGAAGACTTCCTCATGAAGGAAAACATAACCCAAGATAATGGACGAGGCATTCTTCGGGGGTCTTTGAGGCCTACTTTGTTCTTCAAATTATAGATGAAATGAGCAAAATATCATTTTAGTAATGCTTCATAAAGTCATAAATGTTTCCCTGTTTTTCTTCTAACCCAttagtaaatttaaattttttaaccccaaaaagtaaatttatattctcttaTTGCAattaccaagaaaaaagaagatttatgcaaaattagtttttgggtTCCTCTCAGCACCATAAACAGCCCAATGTGTGACCCCCTTCTGTAGTTGATCTCAATCGATTCAAATCACTGAAAATGGAGATTCTGAACACGACATTTTCGACCAGATCATTTCATGGCATTTTGTTACTAAACTGTTTTTCCACAATTAATGTTGTTAAGCTTGTTAGATGACTCGGATTAGTTTTGATTAGAATAATTTCAACTATATGCTTCACACCTGTCAATTATGGTCGCAATtttatgtttggaaagaaactATAGTTATTTAGTGATTGccaaaaaatttctttctattttaaaaatttagattgtTAGCACTTGAAAATGAGCTCTTTAagttctcaatttctcaatttttttgaatatgcCTAAATGCACATAATTGGTGCATCCATGCTGATCGAATAAGGCTCCTCCAATAAAGTGATGGACATGGCCTCCAATTTGagattattttgaatttgaaacatAAGCcgagaaaaaattataaaataaaaagttctaaatttattacaattatatcaatttagttttaatttttttaattataccaattgaatcataaacctttttgcattatcaattgagttcatttagtcaattttaattggaaagaACTGAAGTGAACACTGACAGTACCACATAGAACCGTCAACACTAATGTGggcaatttttataatttttttatgtcaaaaattgaatttcttatattttttctttttcttttccttttatttcctatCAAACAATcagccctcaccaaatttgagagaaaaataataataaaataataaatcaatttttataatatgatttgcgtccatatcaacaatttccagctaaaaatataaacttaattggcaaaatatgataagatgtaagactaaattaacaatgattgcaataggtttaaaaaatttggtaatttttcccatAATCTAATCAAGAGCCCGTCACATAAAATCAACCAATAACCGATGCCACtttctacttttattttattttcatttagcATAAAACAATATAAATATAATGTCAAAAGGCGAGGAATGCAAAAAGTAAACGCATGGACTCTTTGGTATAACACAAAATATTAAGATGTTAAGGAAATACATATGAAACCCCTGAGGTCAGTTAAACAACCAGAAGCCCAAAAAGCGCCATGTCTGAGGGATTATTCCCAAATGGAACCATAGAACTGAAACTACCACCAAAAAACAAGTAAACATGAACAAAAAAGTGTCTCCGTTTCATCGATCTGCCATTGCTGGATGAAGGAAGCATAATTTGATATCCTGGATTTACATTGACGCTGCGAACAGCCTAAAGTAACATGTCCCGTAATCACCTCAATCAATGTGAATCTGGTCCTTACCGCCGTCGCTGAAGATGGAGACTTTGAACACATTATCTTCCCTATCGATGAGCTCAAACACGCAGGCGTTTCCTACACACAAATGAGTTTCTCTCGCAAATGCAATCCAACCAGCAGAGAATGACgccatctttttatttttacatcgTAAGAGCTTCACCGGCCATGATCTGTCCGAATACCTAAGAGTTGCCATTCCCTTGTTTTCTCGAATATGTTGCTTGATGAATCGATCAGGAACACTCTGCAATTGCATACATGTTTAAACAACCAGTCTATGCCGAAAGAAGGACAATGATGTAAAGATGCActcttggacaaaaaaaaagaagcacacAAGGCCATATTTGCTAGTTTTGGGAGCCCTAATGCAGAGTCTTAAGAGGCTCATTAAAGCCATCGATCTTAACCCACAATGTAAAGCATTTTCAAACAAATGACTGCCCATTAATTGCCATTTTAGGTTAGTAGTCGATTCAAGTGACTGTCCATCCTTTTCACTTGGATAGGGATCAAGCACCTTGTCGAGGATATCCAAGTTAAATGGATAGTCTCGACCTGATTACCGTCTTTTACTTCTGTTTCTTCTACTCCTCTTTTTCCCGATTTGGCGTTACTCCGCCATTGGGATGCCCCACGATCACTCGAAGGAAGATATCTCGTCATATGGTTTCCAATACAAACCAAATTAACCGGGGAAAACACTATATTGAGGCAATATTCGGATAGAGATTGTAATCAAACTTGAGACGTGGCAATGATGGATTAGGCTCAAAGATTGTACCAGTGTCTTCAAATGACATTCCCGTATCACCAGTTTGAAGAAAGGATGCTCTGAATCAAAATCTCTGGCTAATTCAGGAGTAGTGAGAGGCCTCGGAGGAGTAGGGTCATGAAATACCGGCTCAAGATGGTTCGCTCTGCATTTAGACTGTTTGCACGTGCCTGCAgttaaaatgagaaatttaaGAGACATTACTGGAGTGAATGTTTCTTTAATTGACTATGAAGATCTTTAGCATAGAACTCATGTCATGCCATAACTAGCCTAAGGTTTCACTTCAGACGACGTAAATCAAGTACCTACCTTTGCTACTGAAAATGTAGACTCTGAACACAATATCATCCCTATCAATCAGCTCGAACACGCAGACATTTCCTACATGCAAGCGAGTTCCTCTCACAAATGCGCCCCAACCAGAAGAGAACGCCGCCCCATGGACTGAATGTGGATTGCTCCAAAGCTTCACCGGCCACGATCTGCCTGAATGCCTAAGAGTCACGATTTCCTTGATTTCCAGAATGTGCTGAATGATGAACCTACGAGGAACATACTGCCCAAGCACATGTTTGAACAACCCATGCTTGGTAAAGAAAGAACCCAGCAAGCAAAATGTAAATTGATACGGTAGTTTTAATACCTGTAATCTACAGTCTTAACAGGACAAAAGTCGAAAAGTCAAAAACTCTGCTCATAGAACTATCATGGGGGGTCAAGGATCTTTGCCCTTTTAAACAAATAGCGATGAACATATCCAAGGAAAACGCTATGTAATTTCCCACAGGAATCCAATCAGCTTAAAGAAAAAAGCCAGAATGGTGATGAATTAACCTCTCAATCTTACCGCTTCCTTCTTCATATAAGATGGCCGCATCACCACCTTGAAAAAAGGATACTCTGAGTCAAATTTGCTAGCCAATTCAAAACTAGAGAGAGGCCATGGACTCATAGAACCACCAGAAACCGGCTTAGAATGGCTAGCTCTGCTTCTAGACTGCCCAGCCCCATCtgttctttaaaaagaaaaatgaaatattcagATCACACCAATTTGaacttttcactttccatgaacATATTTAGTAcagaatggaagaaaataccGTCATGGAAATCAAGTTTTAGATaagttgaccaaaagaaaaattcacttCTCTTCACCTCAGAAGTTGTAACTACTTAACCACAATAACCATGATTGAAATCATTATGTTATCAGTCAACATAAACAAGCTCATCAAAAAGTTCTCAAGTGCATGAAAAAGAACTAACAAAAGAGAGAGGGCTGTCAGTAGAAACGTGACTCATAAAATAACAAATCAGACCTTCAAGATCTTGTGATGAGCAGCTTGGACTCAGCTGAGAACATGGTGAATGAGCTTCAACCCTCATTTTTTGATGAGATGCGGAATCCTCCGAATCTTCCATTTCTATCACATCCTCCCACTCTGGCGAGATAAATCCACTCCCCAGGTTTGATATGCTGCTCGATGAATAATCGATCTCCGAAGAACTCTTGTTGAAAATCATCACGCGGAAAGTGGAGCTCCCTTTATATTTGAAAACTATGAGGTGACCGTGACCAATGGAGTAATGCTGCATAAATTCTCGCCACCCTTTCCACAACCAAACTTCGTCATCGTTACACTTTTCTACTCCTATAGTCCAGGGCGAACTGCCCAGAACCTTGAGTAGCACCAAGCTTGAGAGATCCTTTCCATATCTTCCTAAGAACTTTTTCGGGATTCCCTAttaagaaaaacccaaaagttTTAGGTCCAGGACTCGAATTCATCAAAATTTGATCGAAAGTGCAGGGAGAAAAGGAAGAGCACTGAGCAGATTTTGAGTTCTACAACATGGCGATGAATGATCGGTTTGCACACAAGCAGGGTGTCACCGGGCAACTAAGGGTCGAGTTTTAGCTATAGTTGCTTCATTTGACGAGAGTCAAAGCTAGAGAGACCAACACCTTTGTCCACACTATTTTTAGCCAACCAATCCTCAATTCCAAGTAAAAGAACTGATTTTTATCTAGAATCATTCACAATGAACACTTTTTTCATCAGGGCATtcgtcttttctctctctccgcaAGAATCAAAAGGTTTACTCAAAGCCAAACGCATGGAAAAATCCCCAGAGTGAATGTACACAGCAGCACGTGGGCGACAGTCCTAAACCATGACAGAAACAGACTGCGAAAATGCGGGAACTTACGAGCTTCCCGGATTCAAGGGTGTCGGAGAGAATGATCTTGAAGAAGTGTGGGCTCTCGAGACGAAGTCCGGCCCCGACATCCGGGTCGACGCCTCCATCTTCTCccgggcgacggcgacggcgagccaTGTACAGCGGCGTCACGGGGGTcagtggaggaggaggtggaggtggttCGTGCGCATCATCGCCTCGTGTTCTTCAGACAACCTTCTCATAGAAGAACCTTGAAATGACTAACAATGTTACTGATCATATGatcaaattttataatatttatgtcCTAGAAAGGCACAAATCTCTGTATTACAATTAAAAAAGTCCAAacatcaatataaaaaaaaaaaaaaaagcatatgaaGTTATATTTTAACCAGATGTAGGCATCATTACTCAGTTTTCATGAACTGGATAAATATGAATGTCACgcattttttttcgtttttggtATTGACAGGAACACGAAGCACAAAAGTTACTCTAGAACTCACCAAAGGAAACAATATCCAACCTAATCTCTTATCAACAGAGTAATCAAACCTCTTGGTGGCCTATATAAAATTGAGGTGTTATTCGCACCGCAAGAATGAACTACCCGATTTGCTAAACACCATTcatcatatgatttttcttctctaaAATTATACAGTATTCTGATATGCTGGAAATACACCACATGAGCATAATGTGCACGCGTATTTATTTTCAAGTAAATTGACTTATAAGTGATTTCCATTTCTGTAATTCCCCAATCGAAAGACGTGGTTGGAGAACTTCCTCCGACTCAAAATGAAGGAAAACATAACCCCGAGATGTCGGGCATGGCATTCTTTGGAGCCTGCATTTGTTCTTACTACATACTTCAGAGTGGTCATAACTCCCTCTTTCCCTAATTTGGTGCATGAACTAAGAAGCTCTTTAACCGACCAACATCCTGCCAAAAATTTCAACGCTAACAAGACTTAATCTACAAATACAAGAAGAAACTCATTCCCCAACACACAAGGTTTTCCCCTGTTTTTCTTCTAACCCATCAGTAAACATGTTCAGACAACGTTCTGGTTCAAGTGGATTTACATTCTCTACTCGTAATCcccaggaaaaaaaagaacatcaatGTGAGCGAGCAGAAGCGAGCTCTTCGTCAATTAGTCAAGCAACAGAGAAAGGGAGGCATGAACTAGTGCTGGCAAATTAGTTTCTCGAGTTCCTCTCGGCATTGTAAACAGCCTAA
This Eucalyptus grandis isolate ANBG69807.140 chromosome 7, ASM1654582v1, whole genome shotgun sequence DNA region includes the following protein-coding sequences:
- the LOC104452868 gene encoding B3 domain-containing transcription factor VRN1 isoform X2, translating into MASGRRGRREDGGVDPDTATGPRLESPHFFKIILSDTLESGKLGIPKKFLRRYGKDLSSLVLLEVLGNSTWSMGVEKLNDGTVWLWKGWREFMQHYSIGPGHLVVFKYKGNSTFRVMIFDRSASEIDYSLSSISNLGSGFISPKRENVIEVEDSEDFAPCQKKRVDPHSSCSQPSPSCSSPDLEEGIGQSRCRASHPEPNFGGPMSSWPLRSFELACEFDSEYPFFKVVIRPSYIEHHVVNVPCWFIRQHIQQIKEIATLRHSNRTWPVKLRTYPSGSMQFSSGWIAFVRGTHLRVGNVCVFELIDRDDIVFRVYIFSSAGRNKESKCRMNRSEPVFCDPTPSRPLTTPELAGEFDSEHPFFELVIQQSHFRKMHVPGQFVRQHIQENKKEGTLRYSDRSWPVKLSRYTRGIRVFFSAGWRAFARETHLCEGNVCVFELIDRDDVVFKVSIFSSGGKDQIHID
- the LOC104452868 gene encoding B3 domain-containing transcription factor VRN1 isoform X3 — its product is MASGRRGRREDGGVDPDTATGPRLESPHFFKIILSDTLESGKLGIPKKFLRRYGKDLSSLVLLEVLGNSTWSMGVEKLNDGTVWLWKGWREFMQHYSIGPGHLVVFKYKGNSTFRVMIFDRSASEIDYSLSSISNLGSGFISPKRENVIEVEDSEDFAPCQKKRVDPHSSCSQPSPSCSSPDLEEGIGQSRCRASHPEPNFGGPMSSWPLRSFELACEFDSEYPFFKVVIRPSYIEHHVVAAHSANQGNRDSQAFKQNMAGRNKESKCRMNRSEPVFCDPTPSRPLTTPELAGEFDSEHPFFELVIQQSHFRKMHVPGQFVRQHIQENKKEGTLRYSDRSWPVKLSRYTRGIRVFFSAGWRAFARETHLCEGNVCVFELIDRDDVVFKVSIFSSGGKDQIHID
- the LOC104452868 gene encoding B3 domain-containing transcription factor VRN1 isoform X1; amino-acid sequence: MASGRRGRREDGGVDPDTATGPRLESPHFFKIILSDTLESGKLGIPKKFLRRYGKDLSSLVLLEVLGNSTWSMGVEKLNDGTVWLWKGWREFMQHYSIGPGHLVVFKYKGNSTFRVMIFDRSASEIDYSLSSISNLGSGFISPKRENVIEVEDSEDFAPCQKKRVDPHSSCSQPSPSCSSPDLEEGIGQSRCRASHPEPNFGGPMSSWPLRSFELACEFDSEYPFFKVVIRPSYIEHHVVNVPCWFIRQHIQQIKEIATLRHSNRTWPVKLRTYPSGSMQFSSGWIAFVRGTHLRVGNVCVFELIDRDDIVFRVYIFSSAVLILIPGRNKESKCRMNRSEPVFCDPTPSRPLTTPELAGEFDSEHPFFELVIQQSHFRKMHVPGQFVRQHIQENKKEGTLRYSDRSWPVKLSRYTRGIRVFFSAGWRAFARETHLCEGNVCVFELIDRDDVVFKVSIFSSGGKDQIHID
- the LOC104452868 gene encoding B3 domain-containing transcription factor VRN1 isoform X4, with the translated sequence MASGRRGRREDGGVDPDTATGPRLESPHFFKIILSDTLESGKLGIPKKFLRRYGKDLSSLVLLEVLGNSTWSMGVEKLNDGTVWLWKGWREFMQHYSIGPGHLVVFKYKGNSTFRVMIFDRSASEIDYSLSSISNLGSGFISPKRENVIEVEDSEDFAPCQKKRVDPHSSCSQPSPSCSSPDLEECSLLVHQAAHSANQGNRDSQAFKQNMAGRNKESKCRMNRSEPVFCDPTPSRPLTTPELAGEFDSEHPFFELVIQQSHFRKMHVPGQFVRQHIQENKKEGTLRYSDRSWPVKLSRYTRGIRVFFSAGWRAFARETHLCEGNVCVFELIDRDDVVFKVSIFSSGGKDQIHID
- the LOC104455118 gene encoding B3 domain-containing transcription factor VRN1, whose product is MARRRRRPGEDGGVDPDVGAGLRLESPHFFKIILSDTLESGKLGIPKKFLGRYGKDLSSLVLLKVLGSSPWTIGVEKCNDDEVWLWKGWREFMQHYSIGHGHLIVFKYKGSSTFRVMIFNKSSSEIDYSSSSISNLGSGFISPEWEDVIEMEDSEDSASHQKMRVEAHSPCSQLSPSCSSQDLEDGAGQSRSRASHSKPVSGGSMSPWPLSSFELASKFDSEYPFFKVVMRPSYMKKEAYVPRRFIIQHILEIKEIVTLRHSGRSWPVKLWSNPHSVHGAAFSSGWGAFVRGTRLHVGNVCVFELIDRDDIVFRVYIFSSKGTCKQSKCRANHLEPVFHDPTPPRPLTTPELARDFDSEHPFFKLVIRECHLKTLSVPDRFIKQHIRENKGMATLRYSDRSWPVKLLRCKNKKMASFSAGWIAFARETHLCVGNACVFELIDREDNVFKVSIFSDGGKDQIHID